A window of the Labeo rohita strain BAU-BD-2019 chromosome 1, IGBB_LRoh.1.0, whole genome shotgun sequence genome harbors these coding sequences:
- the gja8b gene encoding gap junction protein alpha 8 paralog b: MGDWSFLGNILEEVNEHSTVIGRVWLTVLFIFRILILGTAAEFVWGDEQSDYVCNTQQPGCENVCYDEAFPISHIRLWVLQIIFVSTPSLVYVGHAVHHVHMEEKRKEREEAELNRQQEMNEERLPIAPDQGSVRTAKETSTKGSKKFRLEGTLLRTYICHIIFKTLFEVGFVVGQYYLYGFRILPLYKCSRWPCPNTVDCFVSRPTEKTVFIIFMLAVACVSLFLNFVEISHLGLKKIHFVFRKPVRPQVEGPGAAEKALPSIASSSIQKAKGYKLLEEDKATSHFFPLTEVGGMEAGRLPAPYEPFEEKSVGASAPKKDVSKMYDETLPSYAQTTVIGPSAAAGVVRRDEDEDELAIEADVEASETIEDTRPLSSLSKASSRARSDDLTV, from the coding sequence ATGGGTGACTGGAGTTTTTTGGGCAACATCCTCGAGGAAGTAAACGAGCATTCGACGGTAATTGGTAGGGTGTGGCTCACGGTTCTCTTCATCTTCCGAATCCTCATCTTGGGCACGGCTGCGGAGTTCGTGTGGGGCGACGAGCAATCGGATTACGTGTGCAACACGCAGCAGCCGGGTTGCGAGAACGTTTGCTACGACGAGGCCTTCCCCATCTCGCACATTCGCCTGTGGGTGCTCCAGATCATCTTTGTTTCCACACCTTCTTTGGTGTACGTGGGCCACGCGGTCCACCATGTACACATGGAGGAGAAGCGCAAGGAACGAGAGGAGGCTGAGCTCAACAGGCAGCAAGAGATGAATGAGGAGAGGCTGCCGATCGCGCCCGATCAGGGAAGCGTCCGTACGGCCAAAGAGACGAGCACGAAGGGCAGCAAGAAGTTCCGACTGGAGGGCACTCTCTTGAGGACCTATATCTGCCATATTATCTTCAAGACACTCTTTGAGGTCGGGTTTGTGGTGGGCCAGTACTACTTGTACGGCTTCCGAATCCTTCCGCTCTACAAGTGCAGCCGTTGGCCGTGCCCAAACACGGTTGACTGCTTCGTCTCAAGACCTACTGAGAAAACCGTGTTCATCATCTTCATGTTAGCCGTGGCCTGCGTATCACTCTTCCTCAACTTTGTGGAAATCAGCCATTTGGGGCTGAAAAAGATCCACTTTGTGTTTCGTAAACCGGTGCGGCCGCAAGTTGAGGGACCAGGGGCGGCCGAAAAGGCCTTGCCTTCCATAGCATCCTCCTCGATCCAGAAAGCCAAAGGCTATAAGTTGCTAGAGGAGGACAAAGCCACATCGCACTTCTTCCCTCTGACTGAGGTGGGGGGAATGGAAGCTGGCCGGCTGCCGGCTCCATACGAGCCATTTGAGGAGAAATCGGTCGGTGCGTCCGCACCTAAGAAAGACGTGTCTAAGATGTACGACGAAACGCTGCCCTCCTACGCCCAGACGACCGTGATAGGACCCAGCGCAGCGGCGGGAGTTGTACGCAGGGATGAAGACGAGGACGAGTTGGCCATCGAAGCAGACGTGGAAGCCAGCGAGACGATAGAAGACACGCGACCACTCAGCAGCCTGAGCAAGGCCAGCAGTCGGGCAAGGTCAGATGACTTGACGGTATAA